The Micromonospora sp. M71_S20 genome has a window encoding:
- a CDS encoding ABC transporter permease codes for MTSGVAALWSHRTSLRILVRRDLAVKYQQSVLGYLWSLIEPLGMGAIYWFVFGVLYSRDTNRHLGDAADSYPLFLLTGIFAWMWTSSALSEATNALTGQARLITTMNLPRQVFPIGRVTGRFAEYAAGLPILIAVAVGYAASGRVEPGWSLLALPLAVAVQAVLLVGLALLLSAANVLMRDVERFMRLVIRVLFYATPIIYPLSLVRDADLPGWLKVAYELNPLVGIFQLHHAVWYPDEFPDARLLATAVGVSLLVLAAGWWSFRRLEPAVLKEL; via the coding sequence GTGACCTCTGGCGTCGCGGCGTTGTGGTCGCACCGCACCTCGCTGCGCATCCTCGTCCGGCGCGACCTCGCCGTGAAGTACCAGCAGTCCGTGCTCGGGTACCTCTGGTCGCTGATCGAGCCCCTCGGCATGGGGGCGATCTACTGGTTCGTCTTCGGCGTCCTCTACTCCCGCGACACCAACCGCCACCTCGGTGACGCGGCCGACTCGTACCCGCTGTTCCTGCTCACCGGGATCTTCGCCTGGATGTGGACCAGCTCGGCGCTGAGCGAGGCGACCAACGCGCTGACCGGCCAGGCCCGGCTGATCACGACGATGAACCTGCCCCGGCAGGTCTTCCCGATCGGCCGGGTCACCGGCCGCTTCGCCGAGTACGCCGCCGGCCTGCCGATCCTGATCGCCGTCGCCGTCGGGTACGCCGCGTCCGGCCGGGTCGAGCCGGGCTGGTCGCTGCTGGCCCTGCCGCTCGCGGTGGCGGTGCAGGCCGTCCTGCTGGTCGGGCTGGCGCTGCTGCTCTCGGCGGCCAACGTGCTGATGCGCGACGTCGAGCGCTTCATGCGGCTGGTCATCCGGGTGCTCTTCTACGCCACCCCGATCATCTATCCGCTGAGCCTCGTGCGGGACGCCGACCTGCCGGGCTGGCTGAAGGTCGCCTACGAGCTGAACCCGCTGGTCGGCATCTTCCAGCTGCACCACGCGGTCTGGTACCCGGACGAGTTCCCGGACGCCCGGCTGCTCGCCACCGCCGTCGGCGTCAGCCTGCTGGTGCTGGCCGCCGGCTGGTGGTCGTTCCGCCGGCTCGAACCCGCCGTGCTCAAGGAACTGTAG
- a CDS encoding MFS transporter: MTQLKDGRPTGLRRFAIDVRPLAVPAYRRMWLGNGIAMFGIQLTAVAVPVEMYALTGSSLWVGLIGIAAFVPLLVFGLWGGAVADAHDRRKVLLGTAAVLWAATFGLAVQAVLGIGSPLLLLALVAVQSIAFAVSSPTRNAVLPRLVPAELVPAATTLNFTTYTAASVVGPLVAGLIFAAWGTDLGLPIAYAADAVLYAVAVWATVKLPAMPPEPDPDASAAPRRAGLASIVDGLRYLATTPVLMLSFVIDLIAMVLAMPRALFPEIAESRFGGGAAVGWLYSAIAAGAMLGGLTSGWIGRLRRQGLVLVVAVVGWGLAIAAAGLAGQLWLMVLLLAVAGAADLVSAVLRQSMLLVYAPDRMRGRLMGVNTVVIAGGPRLGDLRAGAVAAGFGGGVAWVGGGLLSAALAVLLAVAFPVLLRYRAAAPSGGDKA; encoded by the coding sequence GTGACCCAGCTCAAGGACGGGCGGCCGACCGGGCTGCGCCGGTTCGCGATCGACGTGCGCCCGCTGGCCGTGCCGGCGTACCGGCGGATGTGGCTCGGCAACGGCATCGCGATGTTCGGCATCCAGCTCACCGCGGTCGCCGTGCCGGTGGAGATGTACGCGCTGACCGGCAGCTCGCTCTGGGTAGGCCTGATCGGGATCGCGGCGTTCGTGCCGCTGCTGGTCTTCGGGCTCTGGGGCGGCGCGGTGGCCGACGCGCACGACCGGCGCAAGGTGCTGCTGGGAACGGCGGCGGTGCTCTGGGCCGCCACGTTCGGCCTGGCGGTGCAGGCGGTGCTCGGGATCGGCAGCCCGCTGCTGCTGCTCGCCCTGGTGGCGGTGCAGTCGATCGCCTTCGCGGTCAGCTCGCCCACCCGCAACGCGGTCCTGCCCCGGCTGGTGCCGGCGGAGCTGGTGCCGGCGGCGACCACGCTGAACTTCACCACCTACACGGCCGCCTCGGTGGTCGGCCCGCTGGTCGCCGGCCTGATCTTCGCCGCGTGGGGCACCGACCTCGGCCTGCCGATCGCGTACGCGGCCGACGCCGTGCTCTACGCGGTCGCCGTCTGGGCGACGGTGAAGCTGCCGGCCATGCCGCCGGAGCCGGACCCGGACGCGTCCGCCGCCCCACGGCGGGCCGGGCTGGCCAGCATCGTCGACGGCCTGCGCTACCTGGCCACCACCCCGGTGCTGATGCTCTCCTTCGTCATCGACCTGATCGCGATGGTGCTGGCGATGCCCAGGGCGCTCTTCCCGGAGATCGCCGAGTCCCGGTTCGGCGGCGGCGCGGCGGTCGGCTGGCTCTACAGCGCGATCGCGGCGGGCGCGATGCTCGGCGGGTTGACCTCCGGGTGGATCGGGCGGCTGCGCCGGCAGGGGCTGGTGCTGGTGGTGGCGGTGGTCGGCTGGGGGCTGGCGATCGCGGCGGCCGGGCTCGCCGGCCAGCTCTGGCTGATGGTGCTGCTGCTCGCGGTGGCCGGCGCGGCCGACCTGGTCAGCGCGGTGCTGCGACAGTCGATGCTGCTGGTCTACGCGCCGGACCGGATGCGCGGGCGGCTGATGGGCGTCAACACGGTGGTCATCGCCGGCGGCCCGCGCCTGGGCGACCTGCGGGCGGGCGCGGTGGCGGCCGGTTTCGGCGGCGGCGTCGCCTGGGTCGGCGGCGGGCTGCTCTCGGCGGCGCTCGCGGTGCTGCTCGCGGTGGCCTTCCCGGTGCTGCTGCGCTACCGGGCGGCGGCCCCCTCCGGCGGTGACAAGGCGTGA
- a CDS encoding PspC domain-containing protein, producing MSRKLVRPRQGRMIAGVCAGLAQRFGRSAGFIRLLFLLSLLLPGTQVVVYLVLWVLMPNEDRYAAARY from the coding sequence ATGAGTCGCAAACTGGTCCGCCCCCGTCAGGGGCGCATGATCGCCGGTGTCTGCGCCGGCCTGGCCCAGCGTTTCGGCAGGTCGGCCGGCTTCATCCGGCTGCTGTTCCTGCTGTCGCTGCTGCTGCCCGGCACCCAGGTGGTCGTCTACCTGGTCCTCTGGGTCCTGATGCCGAACGAGGACCGCTACGCCGCCGCCCGCTACTGA
- a CDS encoding aldose 1-epimerase family protein, whose product MDTPDQRPPSGAQWTISAAGHEAVIVEVGGGVRTYRHDGTDHLDGYAADEICPGCAGQVLAPWPNRIRDGRYTFGERSLQLTLSEPDRGVAIHGLVNWVPWRLVEQSSDAVTVGYDLPPQPGYPWPLRLLTRWSVGPDGLRAEHEATNLGAEPAPFGFAVHPYLRVPGVAVDDLSMRLPARTRLHVDGRLLPIGGTPVAGTEYDWTSPRRIGGARLDLCFGDVIRDDDGGSVVSLAAPDGAAGVRIWADREFGWWQVFTGDALPGERRRRSVAVEPMTCPPDAFRSGRDVITLKPGATWRGAWGVRPGA is encoded by the coding sequence ATGGACACCCCCGACCAGCGTCCGCCCTCGGGCGCACAGTGGACCATTTCCGCCGCCGGCCACGAGGCCGTCATCGTGGAGGTGGGCGGTGGGGTCCGGACATACCGGCACGACGGGACCGACCACCTCGACGGGTACGCCGCCGACGAGATCTGTCCGGGTTGCGCGGGGCAGGTGCTGGCCCCCTGGCCGAACCGGATCCGCGACGGGCGCTACACCTTCGGCGAGCGGTCGTTGCAGCTCACCCTCAGCGAACCGGACCGGGGCGTGGCCATCCACGGGCTGGTCAACTGGGTGCCGTGGCGGCTGGTGGAGCAGTCCTCCGACGCGGTGACCGTCGGCTACGACCTGCCGCCGCAGCCGGGCTACCCGTGGCCGCTGCGGCTGCTCACGCGGTGGAGCGTCGGCCCGGACGGGTTGCGCGCGGAGCACGAGGCGACGAACCTCGGCGCCGAGCCCGCGCCGTTCGGCTTCGCGGTGCACCCGTACCTGCGGGTGCCCGGGGTGGCGGTGGACGACCTGTCGATGCGGCTGCCGGCCCGGACGCGGTTGCACGTGGACGGTCGGCTGCTGCCGATCGGGGGCACCCCGGTCGCCGGCACCGAGTACGACTGGACCAGCCCCCGCCGCATCGGCGGCGCCCGGCTCGACCTCTGCTTCGGCGACGTGATCCGCGACGACGACGGCGGCTCGGTGGTCAGCCTGGCGGCCCCGGACGGCGCGGCGGGCGTGCGGATCTGGGCGGACCGGGAGTTCGGCTGGTGGCAGGTGTTCACCGGCGACGCCCTGCCGGGCGAGCGGCGGCGCCGTTCCGTGGCGGTGGAGCCGATGACCTGCCCGCCGGACGCGTTCCGCTCGGGCCGGGACGTGATCACCCTGAAGCCGGGCGCGACCTGGCGGGGCGCCTGGGGCGTACGGCCCGGAGCCTGA
- a CDS encoding type II toxin-antitoxin system VapB family antitoxin: protein MIFRAVRDGRPYPEHNLTLKQWAEIPPRPLRLDQLITTKRELALDKLLAEDSTFYGDLFPHVVQWNGGLYLEDGLHRALRAALQQRNQIHARVLVLSGPIE, encoded by the coding sequence GTGATCTTCAGAGCGGTCCGGGACGGGCGTCCCTACCCGGAGCACAACCTGACGCTCAAGCAGTGGGCGGAGATTCCGCCGAGGCCGCTGCGCCTGGACCAGTTGATCACCACCAAGCGCGAGCTGGCGCTGGACAAGCTCCTCGCCGAGGACTCCACCTTCTACGGCGACCTCTTCCCGCACGTGGTGCAGTGGAACGGCGGGCTCTACCTGGAGGACGGGCTGCACCGCGCCCTGCGGGCGGCGCTCCAGCAGCGCAACCAGATCCACGCCCGGGTGCTCGTCCTCTCCGGGCCGATCGAGTGA
- a CDS encoding nitroreductase family protein → MEFSEVVRRRRMVRNYDPDRPVPPDVVERLLDHAVRAPSAGFAQGWGFLVLETPEDRERFWAATTPGGGGRERWLAGMRRAPLIVVPHANRSAYLERYAEPDKGWADRSTERWPVPYWYVDTGFAALLMLLTAVDEGLGACFFGIPAQRLDAYREAFGVPGEYEPVGAVTVGYRAPDHRSPSLRRGRRPVDEVVRRGRWT, encoded by the coding sequence ATGGAGTTCAGCGAGGTGGTCCGGCGGCGCCGGATGGTGCGCAACTACGACCCGGACCGTCCTGTCCCGCCCGACGTGGTGGAGCGGCTGCTCGACCACGCGGTCCGCGCGCCGTCGGCCGGCTTCGCCCAGGGCTGGGGTTTCCTGGTGCTGGAGACGCCGGAGGACCGGGAGCGCTTCTGGGCGGCGACCACCCCGGGCGGCGGCGGCCGGGAGCGGTGGCTGGCGGGGATGCGCCGGGCCCCGCTGATCGTCGTCCCGCACGCGAACCGGTCGGCCTACCTGGAGCGGTACGCGGAACCGGACAAGGGCTGGGCGGACCGCTCGACGGAGCGCTGGCCGGTGCCCTACTGGTACGTGGACACCGGCTTCGCCGCCCTGCTGATGCTGCTGACCGCGGTCGACGAGGGGCTGGGGGCGTGCTTCTTCGGCATCCCCGCGCAGCGCCTCGACGCCTACCGGGAGGCGTTCGGGGTGCCGGGGGAGTACGAGCCCGTCGGGGCGGTGACGGTGGGTTATCGTGCGCCTGACCACCGGTCACCGTCGCTGCGCCGGGGGCGCCGCCCGGTGGACGAGGTGGTCCGGCGGGGGCGGTGGACCTGA
- a CDS encoding DUF4230 domain-containing protein has translation MARDGDINEPTREFPGYPTGEALKERSAVTTEPEPGAPPPAGGPVRGLLWVLGAAALAVVVLLGVQATGLLPDFRNPFAKEQTDRSQPPLLKSIQDLSRYVAAEGNFQVVVDLQNDRRNVPDWLLSQRTLFVGAGSVEAYVDFAKISEGAVVESADGKSVEIRLPAPQLGKTNLDLEKSYVFAEERGLLNRVGELVKGDPNRQQQVYQLAEERITTAARDSGLTQRAEENTRKMLEGLLRSLGYEKVTVTYTAP, from the coding sequence ATGGCCCGCGACGGTGACATCAACGAGCCCACGAGGGAGTTCCCCGGTTATCCGACCGGCGAGGCGCTCAAGGAGCGGTCGGCTGTCACAACCGAGCCGGAGCCGGGTGCGCCACCGCCGGCGGGCGGGCCCGTCCGCGGCCTGCTCTGGGTGCTCGGCGCGGCGGCGCTGGCGGTGGTGGTGCTGCTCGGCGTGCAGGCCACCGGCCTGCTGCCGGACTTCCGCAACCCGTTCGCCAAGGAGCAGACCGACCGCAGCCAGCCGCCGCTGCTCAAGTCGATCCAGGACCTCAGCCGCTACGTCGCGGCCGAGGGCAACTTCCAGGTGGTCGTCGATCTCCAGAACGACCGGCGCAACGTGCCCGACTGGCTGCTCAGCCAGCGCACCCTCTTCGTCGGGGCGGGCAGCGTCGAGGCGTACGTCGACTTCGCGAAGATCTCCGAGGGCGCGGTGGTCGAGTCGGCCGACGGCAAGTCGGTGGAGATCAGACTGCCGGCGCCGCAGCTCGGCAAGACCAACCTCGACCTGGAGAAGAGCTACGTCTTCGCCGAGGAGCGCGGGCTGCTCAACCGGGTCGGCGAGCTGGTCAAGGGCGACCCCAACCGCCAGCAGCAGGTCTACCAGCTCGCGGAGGAACGGATCACCACCGCCGCCCGCGACAGCGGCCTGACCCAGCGGGCCGAGGAGAACACCCGCAAGATGCTGGAGGGGCTGCTCCGCTCCCTCGGCTACGAGAAGGTGACGGTCACGTACACCGCCCCGTGA
- a CDS encoding L-serine ammonia-lyase: MISVFDLFSVGIGPSSSHTVGPMRAARTFVAGLKADGLLTGTARVQAELFGSLGATGHGHGSDRAVLLGLAGEAPETVDTDTVDGRVARVRAERRLGLLDAHEIDFDPDRDLVLHRRRSLPYHPNGMTFVAYDDRGAELRTRTYYSVGGGFVVDEAAAGADRIRPDATRVRHPFLTGAQLLGVTASTGLSISEVMLANELSWRGEGEVRAGLLEIWRVMRECVERGCSRDGVLPGGLKVRRRAAELRRSLETESDPTDPLRAMDWVTLFALAVNEENAAGGRVVTAPTNGAAGIIPAVLHYYTRFVPGACEEGVVRFLLAAGAIGVLFKENASISGAEVGCQGEVGSACSMAAAGLAEALGGTPEQVENAAEIGMEHNLGLTCDPVGGLVQIPCIERNAVASIKAITAARLALRGDGVHHVSLDKVIKTMRETGADMKVKYKETARGGLAVNVIEC, translated from the coding sequence ATGATCAGCGTTTTCGATCTCTTCAGTGTCGGCATCGGGCCGTCCAGCTCCCACACGGTGGGGCCGATGCGGGCCGCCCGCACCTTCGTCGCGGGCCTGAAGGCCGACGGGTTGCTGACCGGCACCGCCCGGGTGCAGGCGGAACTCTTCGGCTCGCTCGGTGCGACCGGGCACGGCCATGGCAGCGACCGGGCGGTGCTGCTCGGGCTGGCGGGTGAGGCCCCGGAGACCGTCGACACGGACACGGTCGACGGGCGGGTCGCCCGGGTCCGTGCCGAGCGGCGGTTGGGTCTGCTCGACGCGCACGAGATCGACTTCGACCCGGATCGTGACCTGGTGCTGCACCGGCGCCGGTCGCTGCCGTACCACCCGAACGGGATGACCTTCGTCGCGTACGACGACCGGGGCGCGGAGCTGCGCACCCGGACGTACTACTCCGTGGGTGGCGGGTTCGTGGTGGACGAGGCGGCGGCGGGGGCGGACCGGATCAGGCCCGACGCCACGCGGGTGCGGCACCCGTTCCTCACCGGTGCGCAGTTGCTCGGCGTGACCGCGTCGACGGGGTTGTCGATCAGCGAGGTGATGCTCGCCAACGAGCTCTCCTGGCGTGGCGAGGGTGAGGTGCGCGCCGGTCTGTTGGAGATCTGGCGGGTGATGCGGGAGTGCGTGGAGCGGGGCTGCTCACGCGACGGGGTGCTGCCCGGCGGGCTGAAGGTCCGCCGCCGCGCCGCCGAGCTGCGCCGCAGCCTGGAGACGGAGTCCGACCCCACCGACCCGCTGCGGGCGATGGACTGGGTGACCCTCTTCGCCCTCGCCGTCAACGAGGAGAACGCCGCCGGCGGCCGGGTGGTCACCGCGCCGACCAACGGGGCGGCCGGCATCATCCCGGCGGTGCTGCACTACTACACCCGGTTCGTGCCGGGTGCCTGCGAGGAGGGGGTGGTGCGGTTCCTGCTGGCGGCGGGCGCGATCGGCGTGCTGTTCAAGGAGAACGCCTCGATCTCCGGCGCCGAGGTGGGCTGCCAGGGCGAGGTGGGCTCGGCCTGCTCGATGGCCGCCGCCGGGCTGGCTGAGGCGCTGGGCGGCACCCCCGAGCAGGTGGAGAACGCCGCCGAGATCGGCATGGAGCACAACCTCGGCCTGACCTGCGACCCGGTCGGTGGTCTGGTGCAGATCCCCTGCATCGAGCGCAACGCGGTGGCTAGCATCAAGGCGATCACGGCCGCCCGGCTGGCGCTGCGCGGCGACGGGGTGCACCACGTCTCGCTGGACAAGGTCATCAAGACCATGCGCGAGACCGGCGCGGACATGAAGGTGAAATACAAGGAGACGGCGCGCGGCGGACTGGCCGTCAACGTGATCGAGTGCTGA